From one Kwoniella dejecticola CBS 10117 chromosome 2, complete sequence genomic stretch:
- a CDS encoding thioredoxin has protein sequence MSPNITEIESTAQFDGIVRDLPPNQLLVIDFHAVWCGPCHAIAPVLEQLSNSYKHVKFVKIDVDRQAQLAQRFQVRAMPTFKFLKGGREVDELRGASPPQLNNLVSKHAGTPAAAASSSSASSSTVKSSAPADTTGSLLKHIVSNGLSCLNESSDHPLSSIVGPNPGPRGTSYLESDVDAELLISIPFQDQVKLKSISIFSAISPSQAPKTIKLYINTPNIDFSDAENFNPAQELELTPEQVKGDKIDLRFVRFQNVRSLHILVKDNQEDEETTRIDSIDIHGTAGDASADKPAAATQQGGGGGSMLERLMGRG, from the exons ATGAGCCCGAACATCACGGAGATAGAGTCGACAGCTC AATTCGACGGTATCGTCAGAGACTTGCCACCGAATCAACTTCTCGTCATAG ATTTCCATGCG GTTTGGTGCGGACCGTGTCATGCTATAGCGCCTGTGCTTGAGCAGCTCTCAAATAGC TACAAACATGTCAAATTCGTT AAAATTGACGTTGACAGGCAAGCTCAGCTTGCTCAGAGGTTCCAGGTCAGAGCTATGCCTACGTTCAAGTTCTTGAAAGGAGGTCGAGAAGtagacgag CTACGAGGAGCATCCCCGCCTCAGCTCAACAACCTCGTCTCTAAGCATGCCGGTACTCCAGCAGCTGCCGCCAgctcctcctcagcttcctcgtccaccGTCAAATCCTCCGCTCCAGCAGATACGACCGGCTCGCTGCTCAAACATATAGTCTCGAACGGATTATCATGTCTCAACGAATCATCCGACCACCCTCTTTCTTCTATCGTTGGGCCTAATCCAGGACCAAGAGGAACATCTTACTTGGAATCAGATGTGGATGCGGAATTGTTGATCTCGATACCGttccaagatcaagtcaagttgaaatcCATCTCTATCTTCTCTGCTATCTCTCCATCACAAGCACCGAAGACAATCAAGTTATACATCAATACTCCGAATATCGATTTTTCGGACGCGGAGAACTTCAATCCTGCGCAAGAACTGGAATTGACACCTGAACAGGTGAAGGGAGATAAGATAGACTTGAGATTCGTTAGATTCCAGAATGTGCGAAGTTTGCATATTCTGGTCAAGGATAACcaggaggacgaggagacTACGAGGATTGATTCTATCGATATTCATGGCACGG CTGGAGATGCAAGTGCAGACAAGCCCGCCGCTGCGACTCAGCAGGGTGGGGGAGGTGGATCGATGCTGGAGAGACTGATGGGTAGAGGCTAG